In Apium graveolens cultivar Ventura chromosome 10, ASM990537v1, whole genome shotgun sequence, the following are encoded in one genomic region:
- the LOC141693684 gene encoding putative pre-mRNA-splicing factor ATP-dependent RNA helicase DEAH5, with translation MASEVKDEGLKKLEYLSLVSKVCTELESHLGFGDKVLAEFITELGRDCESVDEFDVKLKENGAEMPDYFVRTLLTIIHAILPPNVKSKKGGDGKRGQDGGDSKFPALNISDSRERVKELEREIALEAKEKAKKDGGDEDRRYRERDDRGRGRDRERDGRDERERRRDERGDRRDERGDRRGRERRGDRGERYRRDEYDEDGEDGSGDFRGKERGKDRNERKQRDGDYEDGDKCRDKVMSGEPELYQVYKGRVQRVMDTGCFVQLNELRGKEGLVHVSQMATRRISNAKDVVKRDQEVYVKVISISNQKLSLSMRDVDQNTGQDLLPLKKSSEDSRMNPSGLNNGGPTTRTGLSGIRITDDDAPLPSRRPLKRMSSPERWEAQQLIASGVLSVKEYPMFDDETDGLLYEEEGADEELEIEMNEDEPAFLNGQTRYSMDMSPVKIFKNPEGSLSRAAALQSALIKERREVREQQQRTMLDSIPKDLNRPWEDPMPETGERHLAQELRGVGLSAYDMPEWKKDAFGSALTFGQRSKLSIQDQRKSLPIYKLKKELVQAVHDNQVLVVIGETGSGKTTQVTQYLAEAGYTTSGKIGCTQPRRVAAMSVAKRVAEEFGCRLGEEVGYAIRFEDCTGPDTVIKYMTDGMLMREILIDENLSQYSIIMLDEAHERTIHTDILFGLLKRLVKRRPDLRLIVTSATLDAEKFSGYFFSCNIFTIPGRTFPVEILYTKQPESDYLDAALITVMQIHLTEPEGDILVFLTGQEEIDHACQCLYERMKGLGKNIPELIILPVYSALPSEMQSRIFDPAPPGKRKVVVATNIAEASLTIDGIYYVIDPGFAKQNVYNPKQGLDSLVITPISQASAKQRAGRAGRTGPGKCYRLYTESAFHNEMSPTSIPEIQRINLGVTTLNMKAMGINDLLSFDFMDPPSPQALISAMEQLYSLGALDEEGLLTKMGRKMAEFPMDPPLSKMLLASVDLGCSDEILTIIAMIQTGNVYYRPREKQAQADQKRAKFFQPEGDHLTLLAVYEAWKAKNFSGPWCFENFVQSRSLRRAQDVRKQLLSIMDRYKLDIVSAGKNYMKIRKAITAGFFFHAARKDPQEGYRTLVENQPVYIHPSSALFQRQPDWVIYHELVMTTKEYMREVTVVDPKWLVELAPRFFKVADPTKMSKRKRQERIEPLYDRYHEPNSWRLSKRRA, from the exons ATGGCGTCTGAGGTTAAAGATGAAGGCTTGAAGAAACTTGAGTATCTTTCATTAGTTTCAAAGGTATGTACAGAACTTGAATCTCATTTAGGGTTTGGTGATAAAGTATTGGCTGAATTTATAACTGAGTTAGGTAGAGATTGTGAATCTGTTGATGAATTTGATGTTAAATTGAAAGAAAATGGTGCTGAGATGCCTGATTATTTTGTTAGGACTCTTTTGACTATAATTCATGCTATTTTGCCACCTAATGTAAAGTCGAAAAAGGGTGGGGATGGGAAAAGGGGTCAGGACGGTGGTGATTCAAAGTTCCCGGCTTTGAATATTAGTGATAGTAGGGAGAGGGTTAAGGAATTAGAGAGAGAGATTGCGTTGGAAGCGAAGGAGAAGGCGAAAAAAGATGGGGGTGATGAGGATAGGAGGTATCGCGAGAGAGATGAtagagggagagggagagataGGGAGAGGGATGGACGAGATGAGAGGGAGAGGAGGAGGGATGAGAGAGGGGATAGGAGGGATGAGAGAGGGGATAGGAGGGGGAGAGAACGGCGGGGGGATCGGGGGGAGAGATATCGGAgagatgagtatgatgaagaTGGGGAAGATGGGAGCGGGGATTTTAGGGGGAAAGAAAGGGGTAAGGATAGGAATGAGAGGAAACAGAGAGATGGGGATTATGAAGATGGGGATAAGTGTCGTGATAAGGTGATGTCTGGTGAGCCGGAGCTGTATCAGGTTTATAAGGGGAGGGTGCAAAGAGTGATGGATACGGGTTGTTTTGTTCAGTTGAATGAGCTTAGGGGTAAAGAGGGGTTGGTTCATGTTTCACAGATGGCGACTAGGAGGATTTCGAACGCTAAGGATGTTGTGAAACGGGATCAGGAGGTGTATGTGAAGGTGATATCGATTTCAAATCAGAAGTTGAGTTTGTCGATGAGGGATGTTGATCAGAATACGGGTCAAGATTTGTTGCCTCTGAAGAAGAGCTCGGAGGATAGTAGGATGAATCCTTCAGGGTTGAATAATGGAGGGCCTACTACGAGGACTGGGCTTTCTGGGATTAGAATTACGGATGATGATGCTCCTCTTCCATCTCGCCGACCCTTGAAAAGAATGAGTTCGCCTGAAAGATGGGAAGCACAGCAGCTGATTGCTTCTGGTGTTTTGAGTGTGAAGGAGTATCCTATGTTTGATGATGAAACAGATGGTCTCCTCTATGAAGAGGAAGGTGCTGATGAAGAGCTAGAAATTGAGATGAATGAGGACGAACCAGCCTTTTTGAACGGCCAAACCCGATATTCTATGGACATGTCACCGGTAAAAATATTCAAGAATCCCGAGGGTTCATTGAGCCGTGCAGCAGCCCTTCAGTCAGCTCTTATAAAGGAGAGGAGAGAAGTGAGGGAGCAGCAACAGAGAACCATGCTAGATTCTATTCCCAAAGATCTTAACAGGCCGTGGGAAGATCCAATGCCTGAAACAGGTGAGAGGCATCTAGCGCAGGAGCTTAGGGGTGTTGGTTTGTCTGCATACGACATGCCTGAATGGAAGAAAGATGCTTTTGGTTCAGCTCTCACTTTTGGGCAGAGGTCAAAGCTGTCCATACAAGATCAGAGGAAGAGTTTACCTATATACAAGTTGAAGAAAGAACTTGTACAAGCAGTACATGACAATCAGGTTCTGGTGGTTATTGGTGAGACAGGTTCAGGCAAGACAACTCAGGTGACCCAGTACTTAGCTGAAGCAGGTTATACTACCAGCGGTAAAATTGGATGTACTCAACCTCGTAGAGTTGCTGCAATGTCTGTCGCTAAGAGAGTGGCAGAAGAGTTTGGGTGTCGTTTAGGGGAGGAAGTTGGTTATGCCATTCGGTTTGAGGATTGCACAGGTCCGGACACTGTTATAAAGTACATGACTGATGGTATGCTTATGAGAGAGATTCTCATTGATGAGAATTTATCTCAATACTCTATCATAATGCTTGATGAAGCACATGAGAGGACAATTCACACTGATATTCTTTTTGGGCTACTCAAAAGATTAGTGAAAAGGCGACCAGACCTTCGATTAATCGTAACATCTGCCACATTGGATGCTGAGAAATTTTCAGGTTATTTCTTTAGTTGCAATATTTTCACAATTCCTGGAAGAACTTTTCCTGTAGAGATACTGTATACCAAACAGCCGGAAAGTGACTACTTAGATGCAGCACTAATCACAGTCATGCAGATTCATCTGACAGAACCTGAAGGAGACATCCTTGTCTTCTTGACAGGCCAGGAGGAGATAGATCATGCATGTCAGTGTCTTTATGAAAGGATGAAGGGGTTGGGCAAGAATATACCTGAGCTTATTATTTTACCAGTCTACAGTGCTTTACCAAGTGAGATGCAGTCTAGGATATTTGATCCTGCTCCCCCAGGGAAGAGGAAAGTTGTAGTTGCAACTAATATTGCTGAAGCTTCACTGACAATTGATGGAATATATTATGTTATTGACCCTGGTTTTGCAAAGCAAAATGTCTACAATCCTAAACAGGGGCTTGATTCACTGGTCATAACTCCCATTTCACAAGCATCGGCAAAGCAACGAGCTGGGCGTGCAGGACGAACTGGACCAGGCAAGTGTTACCGCCTTTACACAGAGAGTGCTTTTCACAATGAGATGTCCCCTACCTCAATACCTGAAATCCAGAGAATAAATCTTGGTGTCACTACTCTGAACATGAAAGCAATGGGAATAAACGACCTTCTATCATTTGATTTTATGGACCCTCCTTCTCCTCAAGCTCTCATTTCTGCTATGGAACAGCTATATAGCCTTGGAGCTCTGGATGAAGAGGGGCTTCTCACCAAAATGGGTAGGAAAATGGCGGAGTTTCCTATGGATCCTCCATTATCCAAGATGCTCCTAGCAAGTGTAGATCTTGGTTGTAGTGATGAGATTCTGACTATCATAGCAATGATTCAGACTGGTAATGTATACTACAGACCTAGGGAAAAGCAAGCTCAAGCTGACCAAAAAAGGGCCAAGTTTTTCCAACCTGAAGGAGACCATCTTACATTGCTCGCTGTATACGAGGCTTGGAAAGCAAAAAATTTCTCTGGACCATGGTGTTTTGAGAATTTTGTTCAATCTCGATCATTAAGGAGGGCTCAAGATGTGCGAAAGCAGCTCCTTTCGATCATGGACAG GTACAAATTGGATATTGTGAGTGCTGGGAAGAACTATATGAAGATAAGGAAGGCCATTACAGCAGGATTTTTCTTCCATGCAGCTAGAAAGGATCCTCAGGAGGGGTACCGCACTCTAGTGGAGAATCAGCCAGTTTACATTCATCCCAGCAGTGCTCTTTTTCAAAGACAACCAGATTGGGTCATCTACCATGAACTGGTAATGACAACAAAAGAGTACATGCGTGAAGTTACTGTTGTTGATCCCAAGTGGCTTGTGGAGCTGGCACCCCGATTCTTTAAAGTGGCAGATCCTACCAAAATGAGCAAACGCAAACGTCAAGAACGCATTGAACCACTTTACGACAGATATCACGAGCCTAATTCTTGGCGTTTGAGTAAAAGGCGTGCTTAG
- the LOC141690383 gene encoding uncharacterized protein LOC141690383, which produces MAMGAILYNFPWNIVITKKAAPLDYQILKQTSCYIVPSRNHKLHTTLNMAHSTTSTHSEQTPEKQHQRITVQNNYGEKLVGVFRESGTMETVVLCHGFRSTKESSTIASLAAALEKEGISVFSFDFAGNGESEGTFEYGNYRREADDLCAVIKHLNGMKRVVIAIVGHSKGGDVVLVYASKYHDINRVVNVSGRYNLERGIEDRLGKDFLQVLEKDGSIDVKTRGDSYRVTKESLMERLNTNMHEACLNIDTTCRVLTVHGSDDEVIPVEDAIEFDKIIPNHKLHIVKGANHSYTSHQAELASVVVPFIKDGLENKDA; this is translated from the exons ATGGCAATGGGGGCAATTCTATATAATTTTCCATGGAATATTGTTATTACCAAAAAGGCGGCTCCATTAGATTACCAGATTCTTAAACAGACAAGCTGCTACATAGTACCTTCACGCAATCACAAATTACACACAACTCTAAACATGGCTCACTCCACCACTTCCACTCACTCTGAACAAACCCCAG AAAAACAGCATCAGAGAATTACTGTGCAAAACAACTATGGTGAAAAGCTTGTGGGTGTATTCCGTGAAAGTGGGACGATGGAGACTGTAGTCCTGTGTCACGGTTTTCGATCAACAAAG GAAAGTAGCACTATTGCAAGTCTTGCAGCCGCTTTAGAAAAAGAAGGGATTAGTGTGTTCAGCTTTGATTTTGCTGGAAATGG GGAAAGTGAAGGCACATTCGAGTATGGTAACTATCGGAGAGAAGCTGATGACTTGTGTGCTGTAATTAAACACTTAAATGGAATGAAACGTGTAGTAATTGCAATTGTTGGGCACAGCAAAG GGGGTGATGTGGTGCTTGTTTACGCATCAAAGTATCACGATATCAACAGAGTTGTCAATGTTTCTGGCCGTTACAATCTAGAGCGAGGCATTGAAGATCGTTTGGGTAAAGACTTTCTGCAAGTGCTCGAGAAGGATGGATCCATCGATGTTAAAACTAGAG GGGATTCTTATCGTGTTACCAAGGAAAGTTTGATGGAACGCTTAAATACCAATATGCATGAGGCTTGCCTCAATATTGACACCACATGCAG GGTTTTGACGGTACATGGATCTGATGATGAAGTCATTCCCGTCGAAGATGCAATTGAGTTTGACAAGATAATACCGAACCACAAATTGCACATAGTAAAAGGAGCCAATCATTCGTACACTTCACACCAAGCCGAATTAGCTTCAGTAGTTGTGCCTTTCATTAAAGATGGTCTGGAGAACAAAGATGCATAA
- the LOC141690382 gene encoding cytokinin dehydrogenase 3-like translates to MSFIISSLISILGRYLKPLIKIKSSSVIPNHWSTLSCSLRITTNLQFGSDAIKMASTDFGNIITSNIPSAVLFPSHIDDIINLITLSYTSTTPFPIAARGHGHSVRGQATARDGVVVDMKSLNNSSVGTTVSWSSSLGFYADVGGEQLWIDVLSATLEHGLAPVSWTDYLYLTVGGTLSNAGMSGQAFCYGPQISNVHELDVITGKGEFFTCSKHINSELFYAVLGGLGQFGIITRARIVLDKAPKRVKWVRMLYHDFSAFTRDQEHLISIIGVDYVEGHLLMNQSSANNWRSSFFSPNDVSNISSLLSQHKIIYCLEVVKYYDDLTVHTIDKELKELLQGLSFNSGFMFQKDVTLMDFLNRVRSGELKLQSQGLWDVPHPWLNLFVPKSEIFEFHEGVIVNMIHARNITRGPVLLYPTNRKGWDDRMSAVTPDEDIFYSIGLLLAGNNDNWKAMDDQNNDILEFCEKAGIRVKQYLPHYTTRREWINHFGEKWNTFQERKTLFDPKMILSPGQRIFQSV, encoded by the exons ATGTCGTTTATTATATCTAGTTTAATCTCGATACTAGGGAGGTACTTAAAGCCATTGATAAAAATAAAATCTAGCTCAGTAATTCCTAATCATTGGAGCACTCTCAGCTGCTCACTTCGAATTACAACTAATCTTCAATTCGGTTCTGATGCCATAAAGATGGCCTCCACTGATTTCGGAAACATAATAACATCAAATATTCCATCAGCCGTCCTCTTTCCTTCTCATATTGACGACATTATTAATCTTATAACTCtatcatatacttcaacaacCCCTTTCCCGATCGCGGCTAGAGGCCACGGGCATTCTGTGAGAGGTCAGGCCACTGCTCGTGACGGAGTTGTGGTGGACATGAAATCTTTAAATAATAGTAGCGTGGGAACTACGGTCTCGTGGAGTTCGTCATTAGGGTTTTACGCTGATGTTGGAGGTGAGCAGCTTTGGATTGACGTTTTAAGTGCCACACTTGAGCATGGCCTTGCTCCGGTGTCGTGGACGGATTATTTGTATTTAACTGTTGGTGGTACACTCTCTAATGCCGGAATGAGCGGCCAGGCGTTCTGTTATGGTCCTCAAATCAGCAACGTCCATGAATTGGACGTTATAACTG GGAAAGGGGAGTTTTTCACTTGCTCTAAACACATAAACAGTGAGCTTTTCTATGCAGTTCTAGGAGGTCTTGGTCAGTTTGGGATTATAACCCGAGCAAGAATTGTACTAGACAAGGCACCAAAAAGA GTGAAATGGGTGCGCATGCTGTACCATGATTTTTCTGCATTTACAAGAGATCAAGAACACTTGATTTCGATAATCGGAGTGGATTATGTGGAAGGTCATTTACTGATGAACCAGAGTTCTGCAAATAACTGGAGATCTTCTTTTTTCTCACCAAATGATGTATCCAACATATCATCTCTACTCAGTCAACACAAGATCATCTACTGCTTAGAAGTTGTCAAGTACTATGATGATCTCACCGTACACACTATTGACAAG GAGCTAAAAGAGTTGCTTCAGGGGTTAAGCTTCAATTCAGGTTTCATGTTCCAGAAAGATGTTACATTAATGGACTTTTTGAACAGAGTCCGAAGTGGAGAACTGAAACTTCAGTCTCAGGGACTATGGGATGTTCCTCATCCATGGTTAAATCTCTTCGTACCAAAATCCGAAATTTTCGAATTCCATGAAGGTGTTATTGTCAATATGATCCATGCACGAAACATAACCAGAGGACCTGTTCTTTTGTACCCAACCAACAGAAAAGG GTGGGATGATAGGATGTCTGCAGTTACACCAGATGAAGATATATTTTATTCTATCGGCTTATTACTTGCCGGTAATAATGATAATTGGAAGGCTATGGATGATCAAAACAACGATATCCTCGAGTTTTGCGAGAAAGCTGGGATTAGAGTTAAGCAGTATCTTCCACATTACACCACCAGAAGAGAGTGGATTAATCATTTTGGAGAAAAGTGGAATACTTTTCAAGAGAGGAAGACTCTGTTTGATCCAAAGATGATACTGTCCCCTGGGCAAAGGATTTTCCAATCTGTTTAA